AGCGGGCCGAGGCGTTCACGAACGGCGTCACGGCCCGATCGGCCAGGGGTCTGAATCGATCCAGCGTCATAGGTACTCGATGTACGAAACGTCGCCCGCGCTCGGTTCGCGCTCGCCGTCGATCGCCCGCTCGATCTCGCGGGCGACTTCCTCCGGCCTGCGGTCGGTCGCGTCGATCTCGTAGACCGACCCCTCGCCGTGGCGCTCGACGGCCTCGGCGAGGATCACGTCCAGCGCCTCGCTCTCCGCGTTCTCCTCGGCCTTCGCCCGCGGTTCGCCCCGTTCGATGAGCCGGGCTTCGAGTTCCTCGGGGTGACACCGGAGGACGACGACCCGGTCGACGTCCAGCCGGTGGGCCAGGTGCGAATCGAGCAGCAGGTCGTCGCGGTCGCCGAGCCAGTCGGCCACGGCGTCCATGTCGGCGACGACGCTGTCGCGCTCCTCGTCGTGGCCCGCCGAGAGGTCAGCCTCGCGGATCACCTCGTTGAGGTGGACGAGTTCGAGTTCGGTCTCGACGAGTTCGGTCGCCGTGGTCTTGCCCGTCCCGGGCGTGCCGGTGACCACCACTCTCACGCCGCGCTCACCTCGTTGAGCACGGCCGCGGCCCGCTCCATCTGCTCGGCCGTGCCGCAGGTGATCCGGACGCACTCGGGCAGGCCGAAACTGGAGCAGTCGCGGACGATGACGCCCTCGCGCTGGGCGGCCTCGGAGACCGCGGTTCCGTCGCCGACCTCGGCCAGCACGAAGTTGCCGTGGCTCTCCCAGGTCGGCGCGTCGAGTTCGTCGGCGAGGTACGCACGGGCGTCTTCGACCATTTTCACTGTTCGCTCCAGGTGTTCGTCGTCGTCCAGT
Above is a genomic segment from Halorientalis sp. LT38 containing:
- a CDS encoding adenylate kinase family protein; the encoded protein is MRVVVTGTPGTGKTTATELVETELELVHLNEVIREADLSAGHDEERDSVVADMDAVADWLGDRDDLLLDSHLAHRLDVDRVVVLRCHPEELEARLIERGEPRAKAEENAESEALDVILAEAVERHGEGSVYEIDATDRRPEEVAREIERAIDGEREPSAGDVSYIEYL